A genome region from Arachis duranensis cultivar V14167 chromosome 6, aradu.V14167.gnm2.J7QH, whole genome shotgun sequence includes the following:
- the LOC107495410 gene encoding uncharacterized protein LOC107495410 gives MIIFLDFSIPIRNSTEQILRALHVNSSILTPFHDRSNEARRFSFMLNNISRTEIITIELQATSILGRTGIPVSPVAPITFLFDSMRPSVALRTSSLSRPRDSDINIIAEFTKPVFGFDASMIEVLVGRLTRLQDLSRALYSLTVHAESENEVSVTIPAGKVTDISGNENLASNQLVFKHYSAPAICIALYSFVSAGTIATSLIAAMVLLSSANLEAINILALGGANCPTSNPSMNLNVVQQGEEL, from the exons ATGATAATTTTCTTGGACTTCAGCATTCCTATAAGAAATTCAACAGAGCAAATTCTAAGAGCGCTACACGTTAACTCCAGTATCTTAACCCCTTTCCATGATAGAAGTAACGAGGCACGCCGATTTTCTTTCATG CTTAATAACATCTCCAGAACTGAGATCATCACAATTGAATTACAAGCTACATCAATACTTGGAAGAACAGGCATCCCCGTCTCTCCTGTTGCTCCGATTACATTCCTTTTCG ATTCCATGAGACCTAGTGTGGCACTAAGGACCAGCTCCCTCAGTAGACCAAGGGATTCTGACATCAACATCATTGCCGAGTTCACAAAGCCAGTATTTGGCTTTGACGCCTCTATGATAGAAGTCTTGGTAGGAAGATTGACAAG GTTACAGGATCTATCCAGAGCTTTGTACTCATTGACAGTCCATGCAGAATCAGAGAATGAAGTGTCAGTTACCATTCCTGCAGGGAAGGTAACTGATATTTCAGGAAATGAAAATTTGGCATCCAACCAACTTGTATTCAAGCATT ATTCTGCCCCTGCAATATGCATTGCATTGTACTCATTTGTGAGTGCTGGAACAATAGCAACATCACTGATAGCTGCAATGGTTTTGCTTTCCTCTGCGAATCTAGAAGCAATAAACATACTTGCTTTGGGAGGTGCAAACTGTCCTACTTCCAATCCATCAATGAATTTAAAT GTGGTTCAACAAGGGGAGGAATTATAA
- the LOC107495407 gene encoding uncharacterized protein LOC107495407 yields MVVVFLVIRELIIARYRNMRNPRHVFFVVLVGSGILITMHFRSLETVPYTKRTRCILLSNDMERQLGEAEFEKQKASFKGKILPPIHPQSVRIRMISMEIIDSLQRGLSKEQVWSDVGYASAYVTGFEGHTEETLKSLTNASAYCKAESGWHKEDEILDDSWVQQSRKKGPAASHLDGLNWEVLVVNESEVNAFWLPGGKIVVYTGLLEHFKTDAEIATIIGHEVGHALARHTAEYMTKNLWFAILQFILYRFVNPEVVTTMSSLFLRLPFRRLMEMEADYIGMLLIASAGYDPRVAPTVYEKLGKVKGEWALWDYLFTHPSGRKRAELLSQAKIMEEAFTIYKNARSGRCIEGFVWTNEFAGDGLGWKAFDCVTLLRDGEKVLGIIISPTRELSNQIYHVAQPGEVKSDMKKIEELIGTLGRLYDIMNRMDFLDFKNFEVSWFLPTQRKMAEADASQMNNMKDASISTRHIYAMLANQAGGYENVNYTLRDMYNEIARRRHILDAKDHYELCLTHFNSNKGALGQVEYPKKMLKAKDYQGVNVAASGVMAMVEDCFWLFTI; encoded by the exons ATGGTCGTCGTGTTTCTAGTGATTCGCGAACTGATCATTGCTCGCTACCGAAATATGCGGAATCCTAGACACGTATTCTTTGTAGTGTTGGTTGGGTCAGGGATACTGATAACCATGCATTTTCGGAGTTTAGAAACAGTTCCATATACCAAGAGAACCCGCTGCATTTTGTTATCTAATGACATGGAGAGGCAACTTGGGGAGGCTGAATTCGAGAAACAGAAGGCGAGTTTCAAGGGAAAGATCTTGCCTCCCATACACCCTCAGAGTGTGAGGATAAGGATGATATCAATGGAAATCATTGATTCCTTGCAGAGAGGGTTGAGCAAGGAACAAGTTTGGAGTGATGTTGGTTATGCATCAGCATATGTCACAGGGTTTGAAGGGCATACTGAGGAGACTTTGAAATCTTTGACTAATGCTAGTGCTTATTGTAAGGCAGAGAGTGGTTGGCACAAGGAAGATGAAATCCTTGATGACAGTTGGGTTCAGCAAAGTAGAAAGAAAGGGCCAGCTGCCTCGCATCTCGATGGATTGAATTGGGAGGTGCTTGTTGTCAATGAGTCGGAAGTCAATGCCTTTTGGCTACCTGGTGGTAAGATTGTTGTATACACCGGATTGTTAGAGCATTTTAAAACTGATGCTGAGATTGCCACTATAATTGGACATGAG GTTGGTCATGCTTTGGCCCGACACACCGCTGAATATATGACGAAGAACTTGTGGTTTGCTATCCTGCAGTTTATTCTTTATCGATTTGTCAACCCCGAAGTCGTCACCACAATGTCTTCTCTTTTCTTGAGGCTACCATTCCGTCGACT GATGGAAATGGAAGCTGATTACATTGGCATGCTCTTAATTGCTTCCGCCGGATATGATCCACGGGTGGCGCCCACAGTGTATGAGAAGCTGGGAAAAGTCAAGGGTGAGTGGGCACTTTGGGACTATCTCTTCACTCATCCATCTGGAAGAAAGAGAGCAGAGTTGCTCTCCCAGGCCAAAATAATGGAAGAAGCATTCACCATATACAAGAATGCTAGGTCTGGAAGATGTATTGAAGGATTTGTTTGGACCAAC GAGTTTGCTGGTGATGGATTAGGTTGGAAGGCTTTTGATTGCGTTACACTATTGAGAGATGGAGAAAAG GTACTAGGGATAATCATATCCCCCACAAGGGAGCTATCAAATCAAATATATCATGTTGCACAACCTGGTGAAGTGAAATCAGACATGAAGAAGATAGAGGAACTAATTGGCACACTTGGGCGGTTGTATGACATAATGAATCGGATGGATTTCTTAGATTTCAAAAACTTTGAG GTTAGTTGGTTTCTTCCTACACAAAGAAAAATGGCAGAAGCTGATGCTAGTCAAATGAACAACATGAAAGATGCAAGCATTAGCACACGCCATATATATGCTATGTTAGCTAATCAAGCAGGTGGTTATGAAAATGTTAATTATACCTTAAGGGATATGTATAATGAGATTGCTAGACGAAGGCATATCCTGG ATGCGAAGGATCATTACGAATTGTGTTTGACGCATTTCAATTCCAACAAAGGCGCATTAGGCCAAGTGGAATACCCTAAGAAAATGTTGAAGGCGAAAGATTACCAAGGTGTTAATGTTGCTGCCTCTGGTGTTATGGCGATGGTTGAAGATTGTTTCTGGTTATTCACCATTTGA
- the LOC107495409 gene encoding uncharacterized protein LOC107495409 — translation MGNAEHRGNQVKQLDVTMVDAGGGEILDASSSRDQGVGNKAFPSLIGDLRHEYGANWFFLLETHVCGTRGNQIRDKMDFDKSFVVDAVGHAGEIWCLWDSSVWSVDVLEHDTQFVHLRVSGNNSTPWLITAVYGSPQRVTRRLLWHSFKSYAANVNLSWCLLGDFNSMLHNHEKSGGELSSNQSDCKEFQDCVSTCGLVDLGFTGWTYTWKKGNLAKRLDRGLSNLDWQIAFPETFIKHMPMLKSDHSPICLQLSPVSSQNRGRRPFRFLWHGLLTLILGMLLMRLAMFRTPGLRAY, via the exons ATGGGGAATGCAGAGCACAGGGGTAACCAAGTGAAACAGCTTGATGTCACCATGGTTGATGCCGGTGGTGGTGAAATTTTGGACGCATCATCCTCTCGGGACCAG GGGGTAGGCAATAAAGCCTTCCCTTCACTTATCGGTGATCTGCGTCATGAGTATGGAGCTAATTGGTTCTTTCTCTTAGAAACCCATGTGTGTGGTACCCGAGGTAACCAAATTAGGGATAAGATGGACTTTGACAAATCATTCGTAGTGGATGCAGTGGGTCATGCTGGAGAAATTTGGTGTCTTTGGGATTCCTCTGTTTGGAGCGTGGATGTGCTAGAGCATGATACACAATTCGTGCACCTAAGAGTCTCTGGTAATAACTCAACTCCCTGGCTTATTACTGCTGTCTATGGTAGCCCCCAGCGGGTGACAAGAAGATTGTTATGGCACTCCTTTAAATCTTATGCTGCTAATGTTAATCTCTCCTGGTGTTTGTTGGGCGATTTTAATTCTATGTTACATAACCATGAGAAAAGTGGAGGGGAGTTGAGCAGTAATCAAAGTGATTGTAAAGAGTTTCAGGATTGTGTTTCGACTTGTGGCCTGGTTGACTTGGGGTTTACAGGCTGGACATACACTTGGAAGAAAGGCAATCTTGCAAAGAGGTTAGACAGGGGCTTAAGCAACTTGGACTGGCAAATTGCCTTCCCAGAGACTTTTATAAAACATATGCCCATGCTGAAATCAGACCATTCTCCTATCTGCCTGCAACTCTCTCCCGTTAGCTCACAAAATAGAGGGAGACGACCCTTCCGCTTCTTGTGGCATGGATTACTTACCCTGATTTTGGGAATGCTGTTGATGCGTCTTGCAATGTTCAGGACTCCTGGGCTGAGGGCATATTGA
- the LOC107495408 gene encoding uncharacterized protein LOC107495408 produces MKGSYKDTLLTSPGIEEDHITSLDMEDDDPNPEDKWYRDDDDRENVDKPFNPCPTISVSKEEFEEWSKPWKNALLAKVLGKHATFAFMEQRLHRNWEKKDEDDYAHALMEGPWMTAGHYLIVQRWRPFFLTGSTEVRKIAAWIRIPNLPIELYNHRFLWRVGSTMGHMLKVDHTTSIHLRKKFARICVEINLAKQLVPRISVLGCELNLEYEENRAGDNPQGEVPADSVGDENGRSTDPQNHRNYSNGKSNPDFGPWMLVKRYNNRKKPQIGQRQSHANQDAITIYSTKEGNSPKGNNSNSGSRFAILHEENPGNVQESANELKVG; encoded by the exons ATGAAGGGATCATACAAGGACACACTGTTGACTAGCCCTGGAATTGAAGAAGACCATATCACCTCGCTCGACATGGAAGATGATGACCCTAACCCTGAGGATAAGTGGTATAGAGATGATGATGATCGAGAGAATGTTGATAAACCATTCAACCCTTGTCCCACAATCTCTGTATCTAAGGAGGAATTTGAAGAGTGGTCTAAACCATGGAAGAATGCCCTCCTGGCCAAAGTGCTGGGTAAACATGCCACGTTCGCGTTCATGGAGCAACGACTCCACAGAAATTGGGAGAAGAAAG ATGAGGATGATTACGCGCATGCGCTTATGGAAGGTCCCTGGATGACTGCCGGCCATTATCTCATCGTGCAAAGATGGAGGCCTTTTTTCCTAACCGGATCCACAGAGGTTAGAAAGATCGCCGCCTGGATTCGCATTCCAAACCTTCCGATCGAGCTTTATAACCACCGATTTCTCTGGAGGGTTGGCTCAACCATGGGACATATGCTCAAGGTTGACCACACTACCTCAATCCACTTGAGGAAAAAGTTCGCCCGTATATGTGTTGAGATCAACCTGGCAAAACAACTAGTGCCCCGAATATCTGTGCTTGGCTGTGAGCTAAACCTTGAATATGAAG AAAACCGTGCCGGAGATAATCCGCAAGGTGAGGTGCCGGCCGACAGTGTTGGAGATGAAAATGGAAGGTCCACAGATCCACAAAATCACCGCAATTATAGCAATGGAAAATCCAACCCTGACTTTGGGCCTTGGATGTTGGTAAAAAGATACAATAATAGAAAGAAACCCCAAATAGGACAAAGGCAATCTCATGCCAATCAAGACGCGATCACTATCTATAGCACTAAAGAAGGAAACTCTCCAAAAGGAAATAATTCCAATTCGGGATCCCGATTTGCTATATTGCATGAAGAAAATCCGGGAAATGTACAGGAGAGTGCGAATGAATTGAAAGTGGGCTAG